In one window of Tachypleus tridentatus isolate NWPU-2018 chromosome 2, ASM421037v1, whole genome shotgun sequence DNA:
- the LOC143243958 gene encoding protein FAM200C-like: MQMLRTSFEGYFSCGELQTYDNWILNPFMQNLEDVSGIKEDLIDLRHNREIQMEFTNSQLEHFWASQLEAYPALAKKALEVLVPFATTYLKEKSEVVAVLDSNNPKLQRLIAQSPASRLTTERHISQTSADVAGKKLKGFPCIQLSP, translated from the exons ATGCAGATGCTGCGTACTTCATTTGAGGGTTACTTCTCGTGTGGAGAGCTGCAAACCTATGACAACTGGATCCTGAATCCTTTCATGCAGAATTTGGAAGATGTCAGCGGCATCAAGGAAGATCTCATCGACCTTAGACACAATCGTGAAATCCAAATGGAGTTCACCAATAGTCAGCTGGAACACTTCTGGGCTTCTCAGCTGGAAGCATACCCTGCATTAGCGAAGAAAGCTCTTGAAGTGCTGGTACCATTTGCAactacttactt GAAGGAAAAatctgaagttgttgcagtgttagattcAAATAACCCCaaacttcagcgactaatagCACAATCACCAGCTTCACGCCTCACTACAGAGAGACATATCTCTCAGAccagtgctgatgttgcaggcaaaaaACTTAAAGGATttccttgcattcagcttagcccttga